The Hemiscyllium ocellatum isolate sHemOce1 chromosome 20, sHemOce1.pat.X.cur, whole genome shotgun sequence region GTAGCAGTTTTGAGTTGCACAACTGCATACAAAATAGTTCAGAGCAGGGACAGTAACATCGGAGAGTGCAGAATAAAGATCTGTTGATATTTGAAGAATGTATATAACCCGATATCAGCAAATGGACTCACCTGGACGGCTTTTATGCAACTTGTAACGGCAAGGACTAGGATCCAGGATAGCAGTCTCTCTCAGCTGTATATTCCTAGTAAGATGTACATTCAAATCTATCTGTTTTGCATCCAGTCCCCATTTCTACTTGAGGCTATTCCTGGCAGAGAATGCGACTTTTCACCTGTGAAAGTGCCATCATCAGGCTTGATTCTTAACTGATGACAGCAACATTAGCAGTGGTAAGTAAACAGGGTTAACCAGTATCACACCCACGCATAAAACATGTATAATGTGGTAAATCACAGGAAAGTTCTTTGAACAATTAGCGATGGACTTGAGAAAGTTATTGACAAACCCAATATCCCTCACTATAGCTTTTTAAAATTCGGTCACAagctgtgggcattgctggctaggcagcatttatttgcccatccctaattgccctaagGGCAGTTCAGAGTTGATGGCATTTGGGTCTGGAATCATCGTAGACTAaactaggtaaggatgacagtttccttccctaaaggacattagtgaaccagatgggcttttttcaacaatcaacaatggatttatgagcatcattagactctaaattccagtcctttttttattgaattcaaattccatcacctgcCATGTCTAATGCTAAGTCCCCAGAATGTTgcatgggtctctggattattacttagtgataatgccactaggtcaTTGTCTCCCACTCTCATGGAGTAGGGATAAATCATGCTTAATTAAGTCCATTCAAAAATGTGGAATTGCAATGAGTCAATTGCTGAGAGCATAGGAAATCAATAGAAGGTGAAGACAGCTCTGTCATGAGAgaaagacaactggtggtgatttaacctgagggttaccataccTTCAGGAAAGGGCAGAGGTTGAAGAGAAATTCTTCATGGTTACCACAACCAAGGGAAAGAATTGCAGCTATGTTTTTGGTATCACTCTATGTTACCagccagccatccaaccaactgagtgtGCTAGATGGACTCAATGTTCTCATGTGTACCAGCTTGGGTTCACGCATTCATATGCTTGAAAGTCAGAATCAAAAAATAATACCCTAATGACCCCTGTGCTGCAGCTAAAGAACCTCTCCGACTCACTCTGCTACAAAGCAGTTAAAAAGGCAACAGAATAGAAAAAGATTCTCTTATATAATGTTGGAATTCAATCCTGACTGAAAGGCATTATAACTGCAACCTTGAAAAACTAAGAATTGTGAAAATACTGCCCACCTGCCAAGATCTATGCAATGGTAAACTCTCAGTTGCAATGTTTAACTATTTGTGCTTCACAAACAATTTTGAGACGGAatcaaaaccgaaagaactgtggatgctggaaatcagaaacacaaacagaaatctcagcaagtctgtcaCCATCTGTAGAGagtaatcagagttaacgtttcgggtgcagctctgaggaagggtcactgagcctgaaatgttaactctgatttctctccacagatgttggcagacctgctgagctttttcagcaatttttgtttttgtgtcaTGGACTGATTCATATATCTGTTTTTGTGACTTTCTAACTTTTTCAACACACCTcttattctgtgtgtgtgtgtgtgtgtgtgtgtgtgtgttttcttaGTCTTTTCTCTTGTGTGTAGCAATTAATAAATTCACTTTTTTCTTAATTCAAAAAGCCTAGTTAAATTGGCTGCTTTTAAAACACAAGCTCATTTATATCTGGGAGAGAAAGTTTTCACAATGAACAGGATCCCTTTTAACCTAGTTGCAAACAATTGAGGGAGTTAGTGAATAAAGACCCAGTTCATCCGTCCTCACATGGGAATTCAAAGTTGAGGGCAACTCACCTGAATCAGTAACAAACTGGGGAACTTTGCTTCAAGGAAAGAATCAGGAAATTCAGCCCTTCAATAATAATCCAGCTTTATACCGACATCTAAAATATTACTCATCATAATCCTCTGAAAGTATTTGTTCTATGTTATGGCACCAtaattcgtgggcggcacggtggcacagtggttagcactgctgcctcacagcgcctgtagacccgggttcaattcccgcctcaggcgactgactgtgtggagtttgcacattctccccgtgtctgcgtgggtttcctccgggtgctccggtttcctcccacagtccaaagatgtgcgggtcaggtgaattggccatgctaaattgcccatagtgttaggtaaggggtaaatgtaggggtatgggtgggttgcgcttcggcgggtcggtgtggacttgttgggccgaagggcctgtttccacactgtaagtctaatctaatctaatctaatcttaccagaccatagagcTACTGTCTCAtcagagagatgactgatggtggtttatcTTGGGGGCCACCACACCTCAGGGAAGCGAAGAAGTTAAGGAGGGCCTTTCATGATACACACTGCCagtgtcgggaattgaacccacactattggcaTCATACTACTACACAAACCTACTGCCAACAGGCCAAGCTAAACTGACCTCCATTTGTTCTATAATACATTGGTCACAGGGCAAAGGTGTGATCCAAATATAGAATATGTCCCATCTTTTACAGTGGCCCTATTTCTATTCCATGTTGTGCAACCTTTGGGCCGTTATAATACCAACAAGAATATCCAAAAAATTCAAATAGCCTGTATTAACAAGGGCTGATTCTGCAATGGTGGTAAGTGGAGCCAATTACTTTTCCTTCAGAACTGTTGAACTTCAAACACTAAAGCTCCTGAAGGGTTCAAAACAATCTAATTatttattttcagttctgaatgcCTGATAAATTAACTTAAAATTCTACTGTCACAACATATGTTGTCCTTTACTGGATGCTTGATACCTTTGACCTTTGCCCTGTAGATCTTAAAGTGCATACAACTCAGGGAAACAAGATCCTGGCTTGTCCATTTTGAGAAAAATGCACTGTCGTGGCAGCTGATCCTTCTATACTTGCGCTTTTTTACAATTGACTCTTGAGATCCACTTAAAATACATTAAACACTCTGGACAATGGACAGAAAATGTTGTGAACACTAACACATAAGGATAAAACCCTGGCCAGTTCTATCTATTTACATGAATGGCTAGTTTTATGATACGTTATAGGATATCAGAAAATGTTACATGCTGAAGAAAAACTCCCTGTATGGAAAACATTAACTAGGTAAATTATACACTGTAAGCTATACCAAAAGGATAAGATTAAATTTTTTCCAATGTTAAATGGATTTTGCTTAGAAAAAAATCAATACTGTAAAAATATCCAAGAAAGGTTGCCAACAATTCTGTCCTACTTCAATTAGTCATTTCGAAAATATCTTTTCTATATCTGATCTTAAGCTTAGCAGGATTCAATGAGCTAATTTAATGAAACTGGTCTATGTTGTGATTAGTTAAACTGGAGAAACTTCTGGGATCTGAAGGGTACCTAATGGAAGATGTCTGAATACATTTGTATTGGGTAAATGAAGCGATTTCCAACACTGTATCAAATCACCCTTCCAGTGGAAAGCTGGAGTTTGAGAAAGGAGCAAAGTATGGGCCTGTGTGTAGTAACTTAAACACAGGCATATCGTTTTGTATATAAAAATACCTAAAAAGCAAGTGTATATTAAATTTACAAAATTTTCTCAATCTAGCAAAAATATCAACAGAATTGCTCCAAAGTTGCTGAGAGTTGAGAAGGTCTCGCTCTGCTTGTTACATCGCTATATATTCTTTATGAAAAGCACAGTCTGACACTAGAAAATTAAGGAATTTGAGTATTAGTGGGAAAAACGATTTGTTGAAACTTTTTGCCTTGCtctcatcaggacattttgcaagaatagaATTTCAAGGGGAAAATAACTGCCCCAGAAGAGAATGCTCCTTGGTTAGGAAGTATGCCCTAGAGGTATTACAGTAGACAATATACCCATTAATGCTAATTGGCAGTTAACACACAGGCTTTGTCAAATTTTACAACCAGGCAGGTTCACTGGTTGTCATGCAAGATGAACCAGTGAATGGCTGTCTCATATGTTGTTGAGTTGAAAGAGACATATGTGTCTACATATTCTGTCCATCTGCAGAGAAAGGGCCCTGTGTACTAATATATGAAACTTTCAGCATATGCCATTAGTGTGAGCCCAAGTGACCAAAACCTGATTGTCAGCATAATTTATCACACACtcaggataatccaggaaatgttGCCCAACTGCAGAATGATATTGAAATTCAGACATTGTGTTGTGTAAATGCCAGCTGGTAATTTAGAGAATTATCACTTTAGAAACCAAATGATAGAAAATATGTTTTGTTTATAAAGACAAGAATAGTTTCTTCAGTCCATATATAACAATGGGAAAATATTACTTAGAATAACTTCTTATACATCATGGAGAGCAATGACTTGAGAGCCTTAATTATCTGTCCATCAGAAATAATTACTATATATATATAGGTTCAGTGTTAAGTAAACTGTACTAAAATAATGCAAGTCCACAAAAATGTAAGTAGTAAGCTTGGTGCAAAACATACAGGGACTTTAGTTGAACAAAATTATATTAGTTACTCTTAACCATACATTATGAATACAATAGGAAACTGTGTCAATGTCAATTAACAGTTTAAAGTATAAAAACCCACAAAGGAaagccagcatttttttttaggtTTGATACCTTTTGTCCATTGGCTTGTGACATGATGAAACATGTGAAAGGTTTCAACCTTAAATGTGTTTCACGAGGTGATTCTAGTGACTGTAGCATTGAGGAGCAAAGTTATTGTTCATGAGGCCATGTTGTGTGGTTTGTTAGTCTGCTAGCAACAAGTACTTGAGCAGTTTACCATCTGCAAGTGGCTGCACTTGGTTTTGACGATGAGAAAATTTAATACCAAGAAGATGCCTTTTATTCGTATCTGATCAAGATGAAAATGCATTGACAGAACATGCTTTTGTATTTAACCAAGTTTAAACCTGCTGTAGATTTGCAAGCTGAACGTCTAACAGCGTACCCACTGTCCATCGCTGCTCTGTATTCTTTGAGAAAACATGAGAAAGCTTACTAAATAGCAAGTAAGCATTGTTATGACAGAAGAGTTTGCATTTCACTGAAATTGGTCTTCCTGGGattttctgtaattgcaatggaTTTCAGCACTGAACTAAATTGGACTCAGTCTACAGAAGGACAACAATATCCAAAGCAATGGAGCAATCTTTTCCCTACATTAATGGAGGGGAGGTGATAAGGTTGAAGACACTTCCCCATATTTGAGAAAAAAGGTACTGTACAAATCTatacttgcaaaaaaaaactccttcACCTTAATATGGAGCTGGTATTTGAGTAATCTGACTGTGATTTTACTCAGTAGCACTCGGTAAAATTAAGCTGCTAACCTTTCAGCGTCCCAGCTTGTTCTCTTGTCTGATGTGCTGGATCAAGCTTTGGACTTTGAATTTGACACTGGTATTTGCTCAGGTCAGAGGAAACCAAATTAAATTTGGATTAATGTGTTCAAACTCTGTTCACTCTTTCCAGAGCATTTAATGGATGCAATTGCCTTTCTCTAATCTAACAAACATCAACAGATGATATCTGGTTGCCTGCCAATCTGTAACAATGAGCTTTCAATCAGTACAGTCAGACTCTATGTGAAAACATTAGATACAAAAAGtaaaatgctgtaattttctCTTTTTCAGTCTACGGACAGAAGAATTTAAGAATGAAATATACAGCTTAGCTGCAAACGTAGTGATTAAAACTGGGTCAATTTGAAACAGATATGATATTTTCTCCCCCCCAAAACCTACGGTTGCATGGGCAGcccggtgactcagtggttagcactgctgcctcacagtgccagggacgatTCCAGCCACGGGTTACTGTCTTTGTGGAGGTTGCATTttcgccctgtgtctgcatgggtttcctcccacagtccaagatgtgcaggttaggtgaattggccatgctaaattgctcatagtgttaagggatatgTGGGGtagatgcattagtcatgggtaaatgttgAGTTAtagtgtaggagaatgggtctgggtgggttactcttcagagggtcggtgtggacttgttgggtcaaatggcctgtttgcacactgtaaggacTCTATGATTCGAATTACAGACAATTTGGATTTCAAATACCATCTCTAACCATCCTAGACAACTGCAATTGACGCTATCCCACGGTTAGTTGCTTCATAAATGGGTTTGTGCAGTCTAATCCTGAGCAGTTAATTTGGTCTAGAGACAGGCACGTTCTATATTTTGCTCGTGTTTTCATTGCTTGCTGTAATGTTAAACATGATCGCTTTTGCCAGGATCTCACAATGGAAAATACCAATGATGCAAAACGTGCTAAATATCAAACAGATTGAGAAAAAGTATTGCTACTAATTCGGTAGAATGAGCATACATGGGAAAATGGATAGGAATAAAGGTATTAAAACACCAAGCAATGGTGAATTCAGAAGCGATGCACATTTTACAGTTTATTATTTGATTGTGATAAATCAATTTTGCCAGTGGGGGGACCAGATCTCGACATCTTCAAGAATGTTTGTTTGTCGGGGCCAGTATTTAATTCAACATGCTTCATAATAAATGCCACTTGCCTTGGACAACACCATGAATGCAAATAGAGGATCCCAAAATGATCCTTTTGTCAAAAAAAAGCTGAGCATTATTGTTTATTCTGAATGTCACAACCGCTGACAACTACTCCTTGGGTTGGACAGTTCTGGAGCCGTAAAGGTCTTTCAGTTCGTTTCCAACACTGTCCAAGAATTGGGAGCAGTTAGGGacttttcttttcattcctagggGATTCCCTTTATTTGTATTTGCCATTTTTACACCGTTCTTTTTAAGACGTCTGGCATGAGAGCTTCGACCTAAAGGTTCAGTGCATGCTCACAAAACAAATGGAGGCAAATCGAGCTGGACTTTACAGCACAAGGTTAAAAGTTGGTTGCTTTGGAAAGGCAATTAAGTGTTGTGCTTGACAAGTAGTGGTTTACTCCCAGCCAAAATCATGGCCTGTCATCTGGTAGAACTTCAGATTAAATGGCCTGTAGAACTCTTTGAGCCGAAGAACAACATCCATGTCTATTTTGGGGTGAGTCCTTCCCTTTGATTTGCCGAGGCAGCGGGGCCTACTGCTACCCTCTGGCTTCTTCAGGCAAGGAAAGCCCTTGGTTTCATTAAAATAGAAGTGTTTGTCAGTAATGACTCTCTTAAGGCCCAAGAAGTCCTGCACACGGCCCATCTCGCCGGCTGGATCTGTCACGAGCCTCTCCCCGCTCACAAAGAGAATCTTGGACAGGGGGAAGTACTGAAGCCAGTTCTCCAGATGCTTGGCATAGATCCCAATGCGGATGGCACTCCACGATGTGTCAATGAGGCCCGTGCTCATGTTTTTGAAGGTCAGCATTTGAAAGCTCGGGACTCCCGGATTCTTGGACAGCGTTTGTGTGTAGTCCGAAATAGCTCTGGTCACAGGGTTCCTGACCACCACAATCAATTTGGTCTCTTTCGACATAGAAAAGATTCGCTTCGGGGCTTCCTTAGTGACAAAATAACTCGGGGTTTTCTCCATGGTGATCTGTCCTTCCAGAGTGCGAGGCATAAGGTTCCTGCAGAATAAAGAAGGAAACTAGTTATCATTAAGCAACTCCCAATCAAGAGCGCAACATATCGCCTCATGTTTACATCAGTACCTGGTGATTCTGCCAAATGAATAGCAAGTGGAAAAACCAATTAACAATTTTGTTatcatgttttctctctcttaaaCTCTCATGCCCTCACACTCTCCTGATCTGACACCAATTTGGACTCCTCCACTTAATTCTGATAATTACACTGCTCAGTACTAAATACATGATGGAGATGGTGTGATGatactgtagctttaagaggttatttttgTCTTGaccttttaaaaagaaagagaggTTGAATGAGAGGTGCCAagaataaacagcttgtgagatgTTGGGGTATCGTTTCTTCTTGAAAAGCTATAacagtagaagcagcctgaaaGGGTGTGGTtgagcacccacagaaccagGACCTTTAGTTTAGCTTCCAGCAAAAGCTGCTGAGGTTGTGAAAACCTTCCACAGCTCTTTTTGCTACAGCTGAAAGCTGGAGTTCTCGCTCTCTCTTAGAATTGatattctttcctcctggattgaagaactgcatgtgagaaaatCTGTATTTTGAAATGGCCCTTTGCtaagtgtgtgtttatgggatgctactaTATTGGCACAGTTAATTAGTATTGGGTACTGTACCTATTATTCTGTTACGTTTTCCAATAGTTAtcctaaattcctctttctttggttatATTTTTAACTACTTggcgttaagcaaaacacaatttatttaaacacaacaGTTTAACCATTTGAATTGCATTTGGAACACAGCATTTCACACTTACCTTTAAACTAACAAAACATTAGGGTCTAGAATACCTTcttcatatattttgagggggtctgttctggtccataacaatggtaACTACACACTGACAAAGCCCAACTCAGGTACATTTACCTGAACATCCCTTACTTCTGAAAACCATTGCTCCATATCAAACTATTTTCTGGTCTGTTTGCGATCAGAACACAAAACAAGCCAGAGGGCCAGCTACACCAGGTTAAAGGATAAAGCTCTTCATTCTCCACAACGTGTATGCCTTAGGTTTGACTTGCATTTCCAATCTTTGTGTGTTTTGAGTGACATGGTCCTCTTTGTGGAGAGATAGAGTCAGATTTTGACAAAATTATGTGGGAACTGGAATGAGATGCCCCAAGCTCAATTCAGAGAAGCCTCAacagagacagaatgagagacagtaagtgtgtatgtgtaagtgtgtgaaaaagacaaagagggagaggaaatcctagaatccctatagtgtagaagcaGACCATCGACTCCACACCAACCCCTCCACCCAGATCCACACCCCTACAAAtatgcatttaccatggctaaccaacctagtctgcacatcccttgatactaagggcaatttaacactgtatgttagcttttattggtagagggattaagttttggagccatgaggtcatattgcagctgtactaactctggtgcggccgtactaggagtattgcgtatagttctggtcgccgcattataggaaggatgtggaagctttggaaagggtgcagagatttgctgggatgttgcctggtatagagggaaggtcttatgaggaaaggctgagggacttgtggCTGTTTTTGTCAGAGAAGAAGAAAGTTAAGAAGTGATTTAGTAGAGATATACAAGACGATCAGTggattagataggttggacagtgagagccttttcttttggatggtgatggctagcgtgaggggacatagctttaaattgaggggtgatagaaataggacagatgttagaggtagtttcttcttcagagtgtagtaggggcgtggaatgccttgcctgcaatagtagtacactcgccaactttaagggcatttaaatggtcattggataaacataggTGTAGAGTGAAAGCATTTCTATAACGCTCGGAGCTGCCTGCGTGTCTGTGTTGTTTGATATCTAATTTCTAGTGGAAGTTTTactaacattaacagcatgatgTTTATGTGGACAAACCTTGGCTAAGGTTTGAACATGAGGAAAGGGGTTATAATCACAATTATTGCTTGTCTTCTGATGCAGAGAGTACCCAGATTTCACGCTGCCATCTCATTAATACTTGCCACGTGTAGCTAGTACCTGAATATGGAAGAATAGGAGCTAggctagaccattcagcccctccagtctGCTCAGCCATCCTACTCCATCATGGCTGAGCTTCCAACACAATGCCAATTTCCCGCACTGTCTCCATATCCCTTTGTGACTCTAATATCCAGAAACCAATGTTCTCGGTCTCAAACCCTTTCATTGACTGAGATTCCACAGCTCTTTGGAATTCTTCACCGCAAAAGTTCACCATCCTCTGAAGAAATTCCACTTCCTCTCTGGCTGAAATGTCCCCAACCCAGCCCACAAGCCAATGGAAACCTCCTTACATCTGTCCTGTATTGACTTTGTCGCTACTTGTTGGAGTGATTGGAATGCGGTCAGCCAGGCGGATCtcagaataggagttccctgattaaGGTTGTTCGCCAGGGCTCCCTCTTTGGACTAgggtgacagatataaacagcagTGTCAGGGATTCTGCTCCCTCTAGGAACTGGCTATGAGCTAACTGGATCAGTGCCATGTACATGCACATGTAAGTAAAGGAtgtcttggtgatgggataccagcctttgtgtaGGCACAACACCTCTTtgtcagaaagctgaggaaatTGGGCAGGTCCTTAAGGACCCCGCCAACCTTTAGTGGTGTACCATCAAAAGCATTCTATCCAaatgcatcatggcttggtatggcaactgccaTGCCCAGCGCATAAGAAACaactcagagttgtgaacacagcccaatccatgacacaacctcccatccattgactccatttacacattCTGCTGCCACAGAAAGGCAGCCAATACCAAAGACCATTTCCCactccagttataatctcttccaacctttactattaggcagaagatacaaaagctaaAACACACATACCAATCAGAACAGCTTCTTgcttgctgttattagactgctgaatggacctctcaaatttcaaacctaATATTGATCTCGCTCTTGGCGCACCTTCTCTGCAACCgaaacattgtattcctcactctgttctatcaccTGAGGACCTTTtgatggtatgatctgcctgtactgcacacaaaacaaaacttttcactgtacccaggtatatgtggcaataataaatcaaattttaaaaaaagttatgtcACTTGTAAAAGCTATGTTTCCACGACAATAGATACAAACAAGAGTACACTacttagccctttgagcctgcctcagcgttcactaagatcatggccaGTCTGCTTTCTCTCGCTCTTCTAAACTCAAAAGGCACGCCCATTCTCTTCAATCGGTCCTCATAGAAGAAGCCGACCACTCtagaaatcagtctggtgaatcttcattGCACTGCCTCTGTGACAGGGTCTGAGGCAAGGAGGTCAAAATTGCACAGAGTGCTGCAAGTGGAGCTTCAATGCAGCTCTATGctgtaattcctgaagaagggcttatgcctgaaacatcggttcccctgctcctcggacactgcttgacctgcagtgcttttccagtaccacacatttCTACTCTATGCAACTTCAGTCAAACATTTTTACGTCAGCACTCAAAATCTTCTTGCAATAAAGGTTAGCAGATGATGTTCCTTCCTAATTGATGGCTGCATCTGAACGTTAGTTTCTACTGACTCATAAGCAAGACCACTCAGGTCCCTTCGGTCAGCAGCACATCCCGATCCCTCACCATTTCAGAAATGCTCTGCGTCCCTGTTTTTGCTGCTATTGTGAATAAGTTTGCACATTATATTCTACCCGCCACATTCATGCCTGCTCACTCAGCCCGTGAATCACTTGGAAATATTTTTGCATCTACCTCTCCAACTCACATCCCCATCAACTTGTGTGTGTTAACAGCATTGACACTATGCACACATCACAAATTTGAGGCAGGGTAGGATCCACTCATGGCAATGCACTGGACAATGAGCTTGGTGCTGGACACCAATGTTTACTTCAGCACTCGGACTGTAAAGGGTGCTGCCACAATGCTTCCCCCAAGGTACAAagcccttcccctgccactgcccTTCCTGCTGCCTATCACTCAGTCCAGCCCAAGCTGAGATGGTGCAGTCTAAAACCGGGCAATTTCAGAACAGAGCTGTTCCAGGGCAAAATCTTCATCACACTCCACGGAACATCACTGTTTCACAGTGACTGAGACATCACCGAGTTAGTGCAGTGGAACAGGGAAAGGTATCTAGGCGATAGAAGCAAAGGGATGGTTTGTTAGGTTTACAGCATGCACGTTGACTTTTATGACagttgtgtggaatgaattgccagaggaagctgtagatacaggtacagtcacaaaatttaaatgacatttggataggtacagaaataggaaaggtttagagggatatgaaacaACTGGAACTAATTTTGGAgacatgatcagcatggacaggttaaacCAAAGAGTGTGTTTACATGCTGTATGCTTctgtcatagaatcccgacagtgttgaagcaggccattcagcccatccagtccataCTGGCTCTCCAGACAGCATCTCTCTCAGACCCACCCTACTGcctcatccctgcatttcccacggctaacccactttgcctgcacatccctggacacgatgggcaatttagtctggcccatccaactaacctgcacatctacagactgtgggaggaaacccacgcagacgcagagagaatgtgcaaactccacacagacatttgcctgaggctggtatcgagaccaggtccctggagctgtgaggcagcagtgctaactactgagtcactcCACCATGGACACCACAATGACAAGTGACACTGAAGAGGAAGGTTTGTGACTGCTGGGGATTGAGGGATTGGGGCTGTGTTTACTGGGAAGTGAGCTGATCATTCACAGAAATTGGGGATAAATGCTGTTTAACTCTTAGTGAAGGAGGATTTTATTTAAAATACTGCAGTCTCACGTTGTCTTGCTTTAACATCCTGTCTATCCATGCGATGTAGCCAGTTTATTCTTGCCTAATATGGCTGAATAGAACAAAGGCGTTGGCCAACATATCCATTCCCACTCATGGCAAGAAACCTCCAAAAAAAAAAGGAACTTAGTAATTCCTTGTTTGCTGAGCCCCAATATAATTTTTAATGAGCTGGTGCATAGGCACCCTGAAATCTTCAAACCACAGAACAGCAGTCTCACAGAGCCTCACCCTTCCAATCTTCCCTCCCTTTCAGGAGGACCTGCCCTTGTGGGTTTGAGTGCAGTTAGGAATTCAGTGGCTTGGAAAAGCGGAGTACTCGTTCTGTGGGAAATCTGTATTGGTATTCCAATGCAAAAAAGGAATTTAAATCCCTACTTCAAAATGTCATTCCATGCACACAGTGATTGCTGACATTTCCTGGGACAGAGATAGAATTTAACGCGCTTCCTATCTGGCACAATGTTTCAAGACACCTAATCATTTTTCCATTCCCCTGACTCCAGTCACTCCTTCCAAGTGAAATCAAGAATCTCAATGGCATCCCATTCAATCGGGAAACACACATACTTCTGGGGGTCTTAGAATTGCAAATTCCAAAAGCGAtagttt contains the following coding sequences:
- the LOC132825515 gene encoding heparan sulfate glucosamine 3-O-sulfotransferase 3A1-like, with the protein product MGCCNWSAWFHLGFSKAPLFLTMIIVLTYFVYCLTGYCETMPSPIAGASPHQQQQQQAAGEPGRARSAEHGQQQPALPAPSTGQGAAASAAANISVFNSFGTQKFPQAVIIGVKKGGTRALLEFLRIHPDVRAVGAEPHFFDRNYERGLNWYRNLMPRTLEGQITMEKTPSYFVTKEAPKRIFSMSKETKLIVVVRNPVTRAISDYTQTLSKNPGVPSFQMLTFKNMSTGLIDTSWSAIRIGIYAKHLENWLQYFPLSKILFVSGERLVTDPAGEMGRVQDFLGLKRVITDKHFYFNETKGFPCLKKPEGSSRPRCLGKSKGRTHPKIDMDVVLRLKEFYRPFNLKFYQMTGHDFGWE